Within the Meriones unguiculatus strain TT.TT164.6M chromosome 2, Bangor_MerUng_6.1, whole genome shotgun sequence genome, the region AAATACAATTACAGAACGGAACACATTTTGGTGGGGTTAATGCATCTGAGAGTCCACAAAAGAGGTTACCTCACCCCTTCATCCAAATTTCAATaggaaaaatgtaaataaaatttcatCCTAGAAAAATAAGAGGGAATTATAATTTGATAGGAAAAAGTACCCAGATTCTAAAATGCAAGCCAATTTAATCAAAATTAGTGTGACAATTACTTAGCAGCAACATCGCTGAAGGATGGTTTGGGGGTCACTGACGGCAAACAGTGTGGACATGCCACCAAGAACACAGACTGCAATGTCGGACCAACTGGACATCAGCCCCAATTTCGTCTCTTGTGACCTCTGCAAATCATTGCAACTCCCCAAGCCCATTCCATCGCCAGCAAACTGAGGGCAGTGATGGGGAGCTAAGGAATTAAAATGTATGCTGTACATAAACAACTCAACACAAGCCTGGCCCAGAGAGAGTGCTcaagttttgttattttgttatttgctACTTCTAAATTTCTTCTGGCTGATCTGTGTAGACCAGAGGTGTAAAAACAGAAGGTGATTGGGAGGTAGATGGGTGCTCAAAGACTCTGTGCTTCTCAACAGCATCTCTGAGGAGGTGGGATATAATGAGAATCAAAATTAAAATCTTACTGTTTCAAGCATTTTTAACATATAGAGTAGAATCTGTCTATGCAGTAGATGCTTATTTTAAAGGATAATATTATTGATGACAAAAAGTAAGTTACTTTGTGTGCAAATGTCTAATCATTGAGGTtagaaacatttaatttttttataacatTAAGGGTCTGCTATAAGATAGCAAGCTGCTCAGTAGCAATGACCTCACAGTATTTCTTGGTATCCTGAGGGCCCAGAAATGCTCTGACATATAATATACCTGTCAAAACAATAGATAAGATAGTCTTGACTAAATTCTCAGGGATACTTCTCTCAGACTCTTCTGCTAAAAATGAATGTCAACTATCGGTCACTTTGAAGAAAACGTGAAAGCAAACTCAATGTAACTTATGTGCATTACTTGTGTGCAGAGTTGGCTTACCTTCACAGTGGCTACAGCTGTATCAAGTGCTGAGAGCTCGTGGTCTTTGTGAACGCCCAGCACCCTGTCCACGTCAGAGACTGGGCTTTTGCAGGTGTAGCAGTAAGAGTCAACCTGTTGTGTCTTAGCTGTAACCAATTCTGATGCCGACTGCTCTTCTGTCCTGTCGACCTCTCCCCATGCAATGGACATACTCAGTTCTCCCTCACTTACGAAATCTTGTTCCCTGATGTGCTCAAAGGTTTCTGTTCCTTGAGATAGCACACCTTCGGGTGTGGATTCTGAATACAGCTCTTCTGGTAAGATGCCTTGACTGACCGTTTCATGATTCAGAGAGTTAACAAACTCATACTCATCCTGTACAGGGACATTGTGGAGTCTCTCTTCATGTGGCACAGATGGGACCAGCTTTTCTTGCAATATTTCAGGGGCATAAGTGGCTGCCAATTCTTCCTCTGGGAAAGACACTTGTACTGGGACATTCAGATTGCCCTCTGGACTTTCACTTCCTGCTTCGTTACCCTGGCTGCTTGGCTCATCTACACTCTCCAGAACACAGCGGGTGTCTTCAAATGGAACTGCATAGCTCATCTTCTGGGTGACCATTGTGACTTGCTCTGTAATGGGAGTTTTTTTCTGTACCTTGTCAAGGGTCTCCATGTGGCCTATGGATTCTCTTCCCCTGTAAACAGCCTTGTGTTCCTCTTCCAGATTCTTCTCCCAAACACTAGTTTCTGGCTTTCTCCCAATTTCTCTTTCCACAACTCTCTGTTGATGTGAATCATCTTCACCCACTGGCATCCCTTCCAGGTGTTGGCCTTTATCCTCTTGGGTTATAGGTTCATCATGAAGAATGTCATCTTTGAGTATGTACTTCTCAAAATACATACCTGTTCCATCATCAGTGTCAGAATTCCTCCTTGGAAATGCTGCCTCAGACTCCACATTGTCTACTTCAGAAGCTGTTTCCCCTTCATTTCCCCCCCTAAGTGTCTCTTCATACAGATCCTTATATAAGAATGGGAGTGCAGGCGGCTCCTCTAGCAGCTCGGGGTTCACACCTGTGGTGGTAGTGGGAACCATCTGGCTTCTTGACAGAACTCCTTCCTCTACATCAAATAAAGACATCCCGGGTGACCTGCAGTCCCCATCCCTACTGACGCCCTTTGAAGCATTTCTATCATCTGGTTTTTTGATAACCAAAGACTTTTGCATCTCTGCATGAGAAAATGTGCTGCCATTCTTTTCTAGCCCATAAAAGCTTTCATCTGACTGTCCTGAGTCATATTCATGTTCTAGGGTGCACTCATCTGAACTTGCTGGGAGAGAAACCACTGCTTCTGTGGCTACCTTTGAGAATCCCTCAACagttaatttctgtttttctgaTTCTAGGCTCAGGTTGTAATCAATCAAagtatatttttcaaaataatccTCTTCGCTGGAAACTGTGGGTTGAAGAGGAGTGAAATCACTCACTTCTGTGCCTGTGGCTATCTCCTCCTTTGTCTCATGAGTCTCTTTTGGTTCATTTTCTGTCAGTGATGTGATTTTCCTATCAGAATCTTCTAACTTGCTCCTCCGTGTTTTACAGGAAGCAGCTTCCTCCCTCTCATCATGCAGGGGTATGCGTTTAAAGGAGGCTTTTTCTTCCAAATACTGTAACTTATCTTGCATTTGCTTACTTTCTTCCTGATCTACTGAAGGGATGAAGGCTGGAGCATGGATATTCAATATCTCACAGCCTTCAGAAATGATGCTAAAGGCACTCTTCTGGTCTTCGGAAAGTCCGGCCGGCTTGCTGGTTACTGCAAATTCTTCATCTTTCACAGAGTTGTTGTCAGGCTCCTGGGGTGTGCCTCCCATAGGAGTCATTCCATCAGCACGGACTGCTAATGAGCTAAGCATAAACTGAGTATAGTTGCTTGCTGCTGAAGAGAATGGTTCATTTCTGTGTATGTCCTCCACAGCTTCTAAGTGACGCTTTGAAATGAGAACTGACTGTTTCGCCATCTCAGCTGGGTGATCTTTAGATGTCTGGATAGTGTGGACTGTAGGCCTCTCTGAccatgtttcttgttttttcattgtgttttctAGAGAAGTCTGTGGTTCTACAGGTGACAGCTGAGTCAACGGTGTTCCTATATGCTCTGTTTCACCAGTCATGTGCTCTGGTGTCCTTTCGGCATCCTTAGATAGAGGTCTTGCCTGCATACTTCCCTCTGCAGCAGCCACTGAAGCACCAAGGGACAACTCAGGCATTATGAACTGCCTCCTTTCCTCTTTGAGACCTACTCTACTCTCATTTGACTTCTCCAACTCCAGGTTTCCTTCCGGGGTAGAATGGCCATCCATTTCTTCTCCATGGGGCAGCTCCACAAGGGAAGCCTTGATTTCCTCTactaacattttattttctttctggagATATGGTTGGGTTTCTGCTGcctttctttccctaatttctggGTATACCTCTACGAATATGTGTTCGGATTTTTCAGTAACTGGTGGTTGTTTAACCAGTGAAGAAGGAGGCTGGGCCTTATCCACAGAGACAGCTGATGCTCCAGGCATCGGCATGGCTGCAGTTGGAGAGTAGGGGCGGTGTCCCTGCTTCTTGCCTTCTGAGTACACCCGTGCctgctcttccttttctctcctctcctctgaagCAAGAGCCTCACTGGGTTTTTCCATGAGCTCTTCACTTGGAGAGATGTGAGGTTCCTGTCTCTCAGCAGCTTTTGATTCTTCCAATTTAAAAGGTCGAGATTCCGGCGTCATTTGCAACTTTCCTACCGCTTTATTTTCCCTAAGTTCCAAGGGAGCCATGATTTCTCGCTTCCCTGCCAGCATCGTCTTCTCTGCCAAGGAAAATGATCTAGTTTCCCAGCAGCTATCCTCCTCCACTGGGCATTTCACCTCCTCTTCACAAAATTTCCAAGAAGCAGGTTTTGGCATTTCTTGTCTTAGTCTGTCTTCACCAAGATCAATTAGGCTGCCTTTTGAATCCACGGGCAAAATCACTGGTGCTGGCTTCTCTGATTCCTTTGTCCTTGTGAAGTCAGATAGAGCTGACTTTGGTTGTTGTGGCATTTTATCTATGTCAGATGGCAAGAGCCATGGTCCTTTGTGATCACTACTTGGCTCTTCCTTAAGAGTAGAAATAGTCCACATAGATGGAGGAGATATTTGTGGCTTCTGGTGTGTTTGGCTCTCAGTAACATGAAGGGGAACAATGCTTTGGGATTCTTTTGTAACCAGTTTCTCACCCGTAGGGGAACAAGTCTGAATTCCAAGATGTTCGTCACCACCTGAAGTACCTAAGCTTACATCCATTCCCTCTGAATAGTCTGCAAGTTCTTTCTTAACATAATTTTCAGAGTTTGATTTAGGCTGGTTTGAAACTTCTTCATTTGATAAAGATGTGAGTTTTTCTTTAAGATCTTGATTTTTGCTGGATTTAAGTGAAACATCCTTGGGTTCCTCAGCCAGTTTAACTGTGACCTTGGGTAACGAATGAACAGCTGGCTTCTCAGCCGCATTGACCTCGGCAGGAACTGCAACTTTAGTGTCTATAGCAGTTGCTGCTTTCTCTACAGAGGGACTTGGCTGGGTTTCTAAATCTTCGTCAGTGACTTTATTGTCTGGAGTACTTGATCCAAACAATAAACTAGACATCCATGATTTGAAAGATGAaattcctttcttccccttctctgcaGGAGGGCTTTGTTCAGCCACCAATGGCCTCTCAGGTGGCTCCTGTTTCCCCTCTGGTGTCTCTGGGGGTTGAAGCCTGACATCTGCTCTGATTGCAAGGACAGATTCACCTTGGGTGGATGCTGCCACTTCAGGGGCTGGTGTTCTCCCTTCATCAACATCATCTATTGTTTTTGACTGAACCTGTTTGAGTTCTTGAAATGGCTTCTCACCAGACACTCCTGCCAGGCTTGCTTCTTGGTCTCCACCCAGTGTAGGTTCTACAACTCCAGTCAGGAAATATGGTGCTTTGGCAGAAATGGGGGTCATTTCTGCCTTTACCTGTTCCACTGATAGGCTAGACTCTGATTTCTGGAGAGTTCTTTCAAGAGGTAGTGTGATTTCCTCCTGGACATCTTTGCAAGGCCTGGGAAATTCTGCATTTGTTTTCTCTGATACTGAATTCTCACTCTCTGTGAAAAAACTGATCCATCTCTCCTCTGCATGGCCTCCCTCCACCTTTCCAACAGGAACCACCTTTATTTCTTCAGAAAGGTACGTCTCAGTGGATAACACTTCTACCTTGCCAGTAGATACATGAGAAACAGATACTTGCTCTTGAAATGGCAAATGGAGTTCTTTCACAGCTTGTGGTAGAACCTGTTTTCTGATTCCAGATGTGTGATCAGTATCCAATGGAGCGGCCTCAGGTTTCCCTGTCATCAGATTATTGCTATCAGAGAACTCCAGCTGCCCAGAGCCTGGTTTTCTGTCTTCACGCTGATTGGCCAAGCCATCTGGCTTTTCCAGCATACAGGTGTTATCCTCCAGAGAAACGAGAGTCTCCTTCGATGTTGTTCCTGTAACATTGGCAGGCTCAGTTGTCATAAATGGTTTTGACTGCTCCAAATTCTCTTTCCTATCTGAGAATTGTTTAACACCCAGATCTGGCTTATCCTCAAAGAAGCTGCTCACATCAGGCACTTTAACAGCTCGAACCTTACAAAGGGTCTTCCCAGGCTTTTTTTCCTCTATAGTCTCTACTGGAGATGTAGCAAGCACAGGAagctccctgttttcttcttgctCTCTGCCTGTGCTCCTAAGCTCAGTGGGGCCCTTTCCTAAAACAGAAGGCCCTGGTTCCATTATAATGGGTTTTACTGGTTCTATACCTAAGGATCCATCTCTATCTGTACTATCAGTGAGTTCTGACCCAGCAGCTGGTACTTCTGACAACTGTTTGTGTTTCTTAGGCTCTGGGGAGAGCTTTATGAGCACTCTCTTTCCTGACAGGAAGCCTCCCAGAACTGGAGGAGATGTCTCTTCTGCTTCTTTGTTCATCTCATCCCTGAGGGCCAAATCATCTGATGCTAAATTTTCAGGCTCAGGAGACCTTGTTTTCTCCTCGGGCTTGTCATTTGGAACTGTGTGTTCGTGAGCAGGTGACGCTTGTGAGGGAGgaagcttgctttcttctttctctatctcACTACCTGAGTTGATGGGAAGTTTGGGTTCCAGCCTTAACACCTCTGACACAGACACCAAGTTCTTTTTCTGTGATGAAATGGAGTGTTCAGAACCAAGAACTGTAGAGAATGAAAGGCCTTGGGTGTCTTCTACCCTGGCTTCCTCAGACACATTGGCTGGTACTTTGGATATTGGCAACTGGGGTTTAATTCCTTCAGTTTCTGCTTTTGACCAAATGGAACACTCTGATAGAGATGATGGATTCGGAGATGAATCTAACTTCATttccttctctgcctctggcCAAGCTGAACCTCCTGATGAAAAGCTGTCAGTGTCACCAGCAGCACCTTTAATTggtctcatctcctcccctgtAAGAGCAGAGTGCTCGGCTATAGATGTGATAAGCAGTGCCAAACCCCTTTCTAATTCACTCTTCCCTACTTGCCTTAACCCTGGCTGTCCCACAGGGCTGGCAAGAGATGAATTTGTTAGGATTTCATCTCTGCCTGATTCAGTTAAACTTG harbors:
- the Cmya5 gene encoding cardiomyopathy-associated protein 5, with amino-acid sequence MASGDSRQATEAFFGLGADGEAAPEMETEEESEGEEETAAESEEEPDARFSDEDEEGKTKQEYIISDPSFSMVTVQREDSGITWETNSSGSSTPWASEESQTSGICSLEGSALNSPPGNVSFIVDEVKTKRKRTQKSKHGSLRRKSSKKRNSLESQNVLANEEDGPLISGSPMLNSEKEKSSIGTYDKTKRKKTTSNTPPITGAIYKEHKPLVLRPVYIGTVQYKIKMFNSVKEELIPLQFYGTLPKGYVIKEIHYRKGKDASLSLEPDLSNSGTNRISQRTKLVAQSPEADVAGDLAPPWRDALSKGSKSMTSLFSHEEQKKTYVDSSLNATPATEHTFSFYSKNDTAVQEEHLRPPQTLSQQPVDGSKTRRTEPPSTLATMVFERAKEEVEPDSQGMENLKDDVNQEGMVSVNHSMPWEEESLETGPLRLAPSIQERFEPHMEGLEPTSIERIGPASAHQTSPEPTPHREEEHVLEPLVALASQEVEKEVETSLPISDTAEPEDSSLEDEIIELDYPESSLVSERPSPSPLSPEVKHREQSILSSQMTFTPEYTTLSEEEREEIESVSTDSAFVSEYAVLQDLKNEPEKQEAKEVSRLDVKSSSEPAVFSEEDEEHESYSPAVASVSEHTLSPLITEKTPTSQSPLFSTISPDHLVLSRDEASESMCHTPDSISASEYSVPVLAAQELLVRTGDRKPPLKSQHVSKSMIQTEEEKEAIGPHPTAVDTTGYPHSPSPSEKASEPLSAMLRHAVEDLEDEDIESESFISSSKLTIKPLIPQNTTQVSPQKTIDDMPHFEPKGIFEPRTLLEAEKEVVGPSSLDVVSALACSLPPCATETLSECQAPLPSASSSEHVVLSEEGRIESQQGAISSTPASELSGPTLSAIPESQEEVLVHTSSLLLKGASSPTKLPEQEQEEEDIGPISPDSAFVSEFSFSPYPMQEVEKRELGLDSPLCLTSPSEHTILSDEDTEEAGLFSPDSASQVSIPPYRIPEIEQSEVKPHALLTMRSAPEHAYFSEADEEEIGSSASTPVPEHFEPSQEQKAEPFAFMPVSEDLSLPPSADKIGQAEIMPAASTISTSVSEYLILAQQCKTQASWEPEAEGLVPPLLTSGWEKGDGKSSSPAATMAASSPVLSSVEKEETRPVLLTSQSSVSPEPACVLKTKQEPKVSLTVTRAEEQMALPKVRREETVTDSRASQDQTREPQPPNVPGSEMKYSVLSDLVDEPKADVEPNLAPTVTSELEQRALSKNEPKVKKPYSPPEETSISGHKVLSAVKMEVKHNSKIARELPAASSGIEKEVEHHPPTPPAFPALSEDMKKETEASFSSTTVPVTKLDSSLTESGRDEILTNSSLASPVGQPGLRQVGKSELERGLALLITSIAEHSALTGEEMRPIKGAAGDTDSFSSGGSAWPEAEKEMKLDSSPNPSSLSECSIWSKAETEGIKPQLPISKVPANVSEEARVEDTQGLSFSTVLGSEHSISSQKKNLVSVSEVLRLEPKLPINSGSEIEKEESKLPPSQASPAHEHTVPNDKPEEKTRSPEPENLASDDLALRDEMNKEAEETSPPVLGGFLSGKRVLIKLSPEPKKHKQLSEVPAAGSELTDSTDRDGSLGIEPVKPIIMEPGPSVLGKGPTELRSTGREQEENRELPVLATSPVETIEEKKPGKTLCKVRAVKVPDVSSFFEDKPDLGVKQFSDRKENLEQSKPFMTTEPANVTGTTSKETLVSLEDNTCMLEKPDGLANQREDRKPGSGQLEFSDSNNLMTGKPEAAPLDTDHTSGIRKQVLPQAVKELHLPFQEQVSVSHVSTGKVEVLSTETYLSEEIKVVPVGKVEGGHAEERWISFFTESENSVSEKTNAEFPRPCKDVQEEITLPLERTLQKSESSLSVEQVKAEMTPISAKAPYFLTGVVEPTLGGDQEASLAGVSGEKPFQELKQVQSKTIDDVDEGRTPAPEVAASTQGESVLAIRADVRLQPPETPEGKQEPPERPLVAEQSPPAEKGKKGISSFKSWMSSLLFGSSTPDNKVTDEDLETQPSPSVEKAATAIDTKVAVPAEVNAAEKPAVHSLPKVTVKLAEEPKDVSLKSSKNQDLKEKLTSLSNEEVSNQPKSNSENYVKKELADYSEGMDVSLGTSGGDEHLGIQTCSPTGEKLVTKESQSIVPLHVTESQTHQKPQISPPSMWTISTLKEEPSSDHKGPWLLPSDIDKMPQQPKSALSDFTRTKESEKPAPVILPVDSKGSLIDLGEDRLRQEMPKPASWKFCEEEVKCPVEEDSCWETRSFSLAEKTMLAGKREIMAPLELRENKAVGKLQMTPESRPFKLEESKAAERQEPHISPSEELMEKPSEALASEERREKEEQARVYSEGKKQGHRPYSPTAAMPMPGASAVSVDKAQPPSSLVKQPPVTEKSEHIFVEVYPEIRERKAAETQPYLQKENKMLVEEIKASLVELPHGEEMDGHSTPEGNLELEKSNESRVGLKEERRQFIMPELSLGASVAAAEGSMQARPLSKDAERTPEHMTGETEHIGTPLTQLSPVEPQTSLENTMKKQETWSERPTVHTIQTSKDHPAEMAKQSVLISKRHLEAVEDIHRNEPFSSAASNYTQFMLSSLAVRADGMTPMGGTPQEPDNNSVKDEEFAVTSKPAGLSEDQKSAFSIISEGCEILNIHAPAFIPSVDQEESKQMQDKLQYLEEKASFKRIPLHDEREEAASCKTRRSKLEDSDRKITSLTENEPKETHETKEEIATGTEVSDFTPLQPTVSSEEDYFEKYTLIDYNLSLESEKQKLTVEGFSKVATEAVVSLPASSDECTLEHEYDSGQSDESFYGLEKNGSTFSHAEMQKSLVIKKPDDRNASKGVSRDGDCRSPGMSLFDVEEGVLSRSQMVPTTTTGVNPELLEEPPALPFLYKDLYEETLRGGNEGETASEVDNVESEAAFPRRNSDTDDGTGMYFEKYILKDDILHDEPITQEDKGQHLEGMPVGEDDSHQQRVVEREIGRKPETSVWEKNLEEEHKAVYRGRESIGHMETLDKVQKKTPITEQVTMVTQKMSYAVPFEDTRCVLESVDEPSSQGNEAGSESPEGNLNVPVQVSFPEEELAATYAPEILQEKLVPSVPHEERLHNVPVQDEYEFVNSLNHETVSQGILPEELYSESTPEGVLSQGTETFEHIREQDFVSEGELSMSIAWGEVDRTEEQSASELVTAKTQQVDSYCYTCKSPVSDVDRVLGVHKDHELSALDTAVATVKIQLGEFLENLQEKSLRIEAFVSEIESFFNTIEENCSKNEKRLEEQNEEMMKKVLARYDEKAQSFEEVKKKKMEFLHDQMVHFLQSMDTAKDTLETIVREAEELDETVFLASFEEINERLLSAMESTASLENMPAAFSLFEHYDSSAQSDQMLKQVAVPQPPRLEPQEPNSATSTTISVYWSVNKDDVVDAFQVYCTEEPQDDQEINELIEEYRLTVKESYCIFEDLEPDRCYQVWVMAVNFTGCSLPSERAIFRTAPSTPVIHAEDCTVCWNTATVRWQSANPEATETYTLEYCRQHSPEGEGLRSFSGIKGLQLRVNLPPNDNYFFYVRALNAFGTSEQSEAALISTRGTRFLLLRETAHPALQISSDGTVISFSERRRLTEIPSVLGEELPACGQHYWETTVTDCPAYRLGICSSSAVRAGALGQGETSWYMHCSESQRYTFFYSGILSEVHATERPARVGILLDYSNQRLVFINAESGQLLFTVRHRFNEGVHPAFALEKPGKCTLHLGLEPPDSIRHK